The genomic segment CAAGCGATACAACATTTAGGCCCTACTTGTTTATTACTCACGCGCCAAACCGTATTTCAACAAACGCATAGCCAAGAAACCTTACAATCTATCCATCGGGGCGCCTATATTCTTCTCGATAGTCCATCAACACCTGAAGCCATCATCATAGCAACAGGTTCTGAAGTTAGTTTAGCCATCAGTGCTGCGCAATCTTTAAATGAAGAGGGCAGACAAATCCGAGTGGTATCTATGCCCTCCGCTGATCGTTTTGAACAACAAGATTCGGCCTATAAAACTAAAATTTTGCCTAACTCGATTACATTACGTGTCGCTATAGAAGCCGGAAGTAAAGATTTTTGGTATCGTTATGTAGGCAATAAAGGCAAAATCATTGGACTAAATCAATTTGGCGAATCTGCGCCAGGCACAGAAGTCTTTAAAAATTTTGGATTTACGACAGAAAACCTTATTAAAACATTAAATCAACTATTAACAGGTGAAGCAGGAGAAGTATTATGACAACCCGTATTGCTATCAATGGTTATGGCCGTATAGGCCGAAATATATTGAGAGCTTTTTTCGAAAACCCTAAGAAGCATGATATAGAAATTGTTGCGATAAATGACTTAGGAAACATCGATATTAATGCTCATCTGACACGTTATGACACCACTCACGGAAAATTTATAGGGACCATAAGCATTGATAAAGATTATTTAATTATCAATGATCAACGAATAAAAATCTTTTCGGAACGCGATCCAGAAAATTTGCCGTGGAAAGAATTAGATATTGATGTCGTTCATGAATGTACCGGCCTCTTTACTTCCCCAGAAAAGGCTGGAAAACATATCACAGCGGGGGCAAAAAAAGTCATCATCTCTGCTCCCGCTGGTAAAGGGGTTGATGCGACTATTGTTTATGGTGTTAATCACCATACTTTAAAAAGTCGCGATACCATTATTTCTAATGCTTCATGCACCACCAATTGTCTGGCTCCTCTAGCAAAAGCCTTGCATGAAAATTTAGGGATTATTCATGGTTTAATGACCACCATCCATGCTTATACCAACGATCAAGTGCTCATCGACACGTATCACCCTGATATGTACCGCGCACGTTCCGCAACCCATTCCATGATTCCTGCTAAAACAGGCGCCGCTTCGGCACTCGGTCTAGTATTACCTGAACTAGCTGGAAAACTCGACGGTTTAGCAATACGCGTTCCTACGATAAACGTCTCTTTAGTAGATTTAAGTTTCCAGGCTAAACGCGAAACAACCGCTCAAGAGGTGAACGAAATCTTAAAAAAAGCTTCTGAAACTAGTGCATTGAAAGGTCTGCTTAATTATAGTGAGGAGCCTCTGGTTTCTATCGATTACAATCATAACCCAGCTTCTTCTACGGTAGATGCACCGCAAACTCGGGTAATAGGCGACTTTGTTAAGGTTCTTGCCTGGTATGACAATGAATGGGGATTCTCTAATCGAATGCTGGACGTTACCACCGCATTGATGAAAGCAGCTTAATTTAGCGGAAAAAAGCCACTTTAAACGCTTAATCCCGAAAAAACAGGAAAAAAGCTATACTTTTATCGGAAATATATACTCATAGCAATTGGATTTCTGACAAAGCACCTTGAAAGCGGAAGAAGGCTTCATTTCATCAAAATACATGAGGATTACGAGTTGAACGGCAACATAGTCCAAAAATTCAAGTGTGAGGAGTATAGTATAGATATAGCCAAATAATGTTATAGTATTAGGTTCAATTTCGCTCAACTAATAGAGAATTTATATGGCACGCGTTACCGTTGAAGATTGTTTAAAGAAAGTCAAAAATCATTTTGAATTAGTAATTATAGCCTCAAAACGGGCCCGGCAAATTGCTAAAGGCGGCATGGCCATGGTTGACCCCGAAAACGATAAACCTACAGTGATAGCCTTGAGAGAAATCGCTGATGGGAAACTCAATGAAGCCGGGGAAAAATCAGAGCAAGAAACCGGTGGCGGCCTAAGTGGGTCACAGTCTACAGGCTTGTAAAAAACCCGGGGGCGCTTGCATGCACATGTTTAGTGACCTCAAACAAGAAATACAAGTCTATCTGTCCCCAGAGCAAATAAAACAAGTCTATAATGCTTATCAATTTGCCGCTAGGGCCCATTCTGGTCAAAAACGCCATAGTGGCGATCCTTACATTAGCCATCCTATCGCAGTTGCTAAAATTCTCGCGCAAATGCGCATGGATGCTCAGACACTAATCGTCGCAATTTTACATGATGTTATTGAAGACACTCCCATCGAAAAAACGGTTTTAACTGCAACATTTGGCGGCGAAATAGCAGAGCTTGTCGATGGGATGAGTAAACTGACGCAAATTCAATTTCAAAGCCGTGCAGAAGCTCAAGCAGAAAATTTTCGCAAAATGTTGCTAGCTATGGCAAAAGATATTCGTATCATTATCATAAAACTGGCCGATCGCTTGCATAACATGCGCACCTTATCCGCAGTACCTGTAGAAAAACGTTATCGTATTGCTAAAGAAACATTGGATATTTACGCCCCAATTGCACAGCGCTTAGGTATGCATATGGTACGTATAGAATTGGAAGATCTTTGTTTTTTAAACCTTTATCCATGGCGATATCGTATTTTACAAGAAACAGTTCAAAAAAATCGACGTAAACATAAAACAAGTATCCATAAAATAGAATCGGCTTTGAAAGAGTGTTTGGATAAACATCATTTACCTTTTCATACTATTTGGCATAAAAAAAAGCATCTGTATCAAATTTATAAAAAAATGCGGGAAAATCATTTAGCCTTCAATGAAATCATTGATATCCCAATTTTTTGCATTATTGTAGATAATATTGATAGTTGCTATCGCGTACTCGGTGCAGTACACA from the Rickettsiella endosymbiont of Aleochara curtula genome contains:
- the rpoZ gene encoding DNA-directed RNA polymerase subunit omega, with the translated sequence MARVTVEDCLKKVKNHFELVIIASKRARQIAKGGMAMVDPENDKPTVIALREIADGKLNEAGEKSEQETGGGLSGSQSTGL
- the gap gene encoding type I glyceraldehyde-3-phosphate dehydrogenase, coding for MTTRIAINGYGRIGRNILRAFFENPKKHDIEIVAINDLGNIDINAHLTRYDTTHGKFIGTISIDKDYLIINDQRIKIFSERDPENLPWKELDIDVVHECTGLFTSPEKAGKHITAGAKKVIISAPAGKGVDATIVYGVNHHTLKSRDTIISNASCTTNCLAPLAKALHENLGIIHGLMTTIHAYTNDQVLIDTYHPDMYRARSATHSMIPAKTGAASALGLVLPELAGKLDGLAIRVPTINVSLVDLSFQAKRETTAQEVNEILKKASETSALKGLLNYSEEPLVSIDYNHNPASSTVDAPQTRVIGDFVKVLAWYDNEWGFSNRMLDVTTALMKAA